TCTTCCTTTATTTGCCTGTTATCCAACATCCGTGCCTATCTCGTAAAAACCGCCACCTGCCATACAAACGTCGTCGCATAGTAATATCGTTTCAGTCCATTGCCAAAGATGATCTCTTCTACCTTTTTGGTCGGGTGAATGAATACCCGAAAAGAACTGCCCCTCATTCTGGAAAAGAAGTTCAGAACGGGCAGAGCTGTTTTTGTCCACCATACGTCACGGGGATAGATAACCCCGTACATTTTCCGCGCCAGTCTGGAGGATAACTCAACCAGTGCAGGCATATCATCATAACAGCAGATAACCTTGTCCAAGGTCACGATGTCGGCCGAGTCTGAATCTGAAGCAGTTGTTGTGAA
This window of the Candidatus Neomarinimicrobiota bacterium genome carries:
- a CDS encoding class I SAM-dependent methyltransferase; amino-acid sequence: MGCCQCQGIEKMFDRKSALKELKRYRKKGAQKTTRMLTDAIRKKGVEGMNFLDIGGGIGAIQNDLIREGVANGTSIEASEAYFEVAKEEARHNGTAEKVDFRHGDFTTTASDSDSADIVTLDKVICCYDDMPALVELSSRLARKMYGVIYPRDVWWTKTALPVLNFFSRMRGSSFRVFIHPTKKVEEIIFGNGLKRYYYATTFVWQVAVFTR